A single window of Bacteroidota bacterium DNA harbors:
- a CDS encoding helix-turn-helix transcriptional regulator produces MNRIKEILEEKGLTQTWLSEKLGKSYNMVNSYVQNRRQPSIEVLFEIGKILKSDPRELLVVKLKKKEQ; encoded by the coding sequence ATGAACCGAATCAAAGAAATTTTGGAAGAAAAAGGTTTAACCCAAACCTGGCTATCCGAAAAATTAGGTAAGAGTTATAATATGGTGAATTCATATGTGCAAAACAGAAGACAACCGAGTATCGAGGTATTATTTGAGATTGGAAAAATTTTGAAATCAGACCCAAGAGAACTTTTAGTAGTTAAATTAAAGAAAAAAGAACAATAA